In a genomic window of Babylonia areolata isolate BAREFJ2019XMU chromosome 3, ASM4173473v1, whole genome shotgun sequence:
- the LOC143279920 gene encoding cytochrome b-c1 complex subunit 6, mitochondrial-like isoform X1: MPIFTQNKEEEEEDLVDPQDTMKETCAGSTECKMYKARLDACNERVSSSEGTEETCEEELFDFVHCVDRCVGKSLFTQLK, encoded by the exons ATGCCAATCTTCACACAGAATAAG gaggaggaagaagaggatttgGTG GACCCTCAGGACACCATGAAGGAGACCTGCGCAGGCAGCACTGAATGTAAAATGTACAAAGCCCGTCTGGATGCTTGCAACGAACGAGTCAGCAGCAGCGAGGGCACAGAAGAAACGTGTGAAGAGGAGCTGTTTGACTTCGTGCATTGCGTAGATCGCTGT GTTGGCAAGTCATTATTTACCCAGCTGAAATAG
- the LOC143279920 gene encoding cytochrome b-c1 complex subunit 6, mitochondrial-like isoform X2: protein MASEEVAVNPDPAQEEEEEEDLVDPQDTMKETCAGSTECKMYKARLDACNERVSSSEGTEETCEEELFDFVHCVDRCVGKSLFTQLK from the exons ATGGCGAGCGAGGAGGTTGCTGTGAACCCCGACCCTGCTCAGGAG gaggaggaagaagaggatttgGTG GACCCTCAGGACACCATGAAGGAGACCTGCGCAGGCAGCACTGAATGTAAAATGTACAAAGCCCGTCTGGATGCTTGCAACGAACGAGTCAGCAGCAGCGAGGGCACAGAAGAAACGTGTGAAGAGGAGCTGTTTGACTTCGTGCATTGCGTAGATCGCTGT GTTGGCAAGTCATTATTTACCCAGCTGAAATAG
- the LOC143279921 gene encoding uncharacterized protein LOC143279921 — protein sequence MQKSAVLLVFLAAIAAAVLCAQVEEDEELDPFDMVNFDHTNMKMRKKSTSTEPEPPPTDEPKDTTESSPKEEDASESAHTTTTCPPPAKEEKTTTESAPPVRKEQATETSGSCPALFLFQQYVSKLLRLIEGKVSQTRSEVPTEMCLRLRLTPYQMEVLETFKRDHSKDRVFTAHEILTEAAQGVHILSHDDPSLKYLWVEEYFGVTLEQVLQILQLAAYLVAFVVVLALALRRIRFTRRLVVWAVVSVFTISVAMTWYRLYKGEVAKQHEAMLRDLPAGCGKMPETGGSILTQITNYVRYQFTFQQDACVTYFEHLVIDPIVKVSPMEALAVALVQTMLKPLRIVGTEISEFLRALVKDLPVQWQMVSVIMVCAFLVLILFLACGYRVRVPFLLAIEPSPLERSPSVRRADDVPSLRNTIEQLQATIEDMRTERQRQLPEPRQYQTVGSVPHDSPNRATAARPTDGAGTGFLTDTTTSQYQGQDQALLNLKSMPAQPESEVSGLEQTDVKRFVGRQSRPAQPEEEEDRWQTDVKQVVRSQEREDTGMRTNRTRVSQGGSRTDVAHRAGFEEGAGTASSMDGEYSISGSDTSLPSRFEEGEDKPTSGDIALSRTAVCEAQEGRQNSSASATASPGASEPPSLSLSELGCCARNLESVGSVGEVGQGGDASTVKSSAKED from the exons ATGCAGAAATCTGCAGTGTTGCTGGTGTTTTTAGCTGCTATTGCAGCAGCAGTGTTGTGTGCCCAAGTTGAAGAAGATGAGGAACTGGATCCATTTGACATGGTCAACTTTGATCATACAAATATGAAAATGAGAAAG AAGAGTACAAGTACAGAACCAGAACCACCTCCAACAGATGAACCAAAGGACACAACAGAGTCTTCACCAAAAGAAGAAGATGCATCGGAATcggcacacaccaccacaacctgcCCTCCACCagccaaagaagaaaaaacaactacgGAATCAGCTCCGCCAGTCAGGAAAGAGCAGGCGACAGAGACATCTGGGTCCTGCCCGGCTTTGTTCCTGTTCCAGCAGTATGTGTCTAAACTGCTTCGCCTGATTGAGGGCAAGGTTTCTCAG ACAAGGTCTGAAGTACCCACAGAGATGTGTTTGCGGTTACGTTTGACACCTTACCAAATGGAAGTGCTGGAGACCTTCAAGAGAGATCACAGCAAAGACCGGGTGTTCACGGCTCACGAAATTTTGACGGAAGCCGCCCAGGGTGTCCACATTCTGAGCCACGATGATCCCAGCTTGAAATACCTGTGGGTGGAGGAGTATTTTGGCGTCACCTTGGAGCAAGTTCTACAG ATCCTTCAACTGGCTGCTTACTTGGTTGCGTTTGTTGTGGTGCTGGCATTGGCATTACGAAGGATACGCTTCACACGCCGCTTGGTGGTGTGGGCAGTGGTCAGTGTCTTTACTATCAGTGTGGCAATGACCTGGTACCGGCTGTACAAG ggagaggtAGCCAAACAGCATGAAGCCATGCTGAGAGACTTGCCGGCAGGGTGTGGGAAGATGCCGGAAACGGGCGGCAGCATCCTGACCCAGATCACCAACTATGTGCGCTACCAGTTTACCTTCCAGCAGGACGCCTGTGTGACCTACTTTGAGCATCTCGTCATTGACCCCATCGTGAAAGTGAGCCCCATGGAG GCTCTGGCAGTGGCCTTGGTGCAGACGATGCTGAAGCCCCTGCGCATCGTGGGAACGGAGATCAGCGAGTTTCTCCGCGCCCTGGTCAAGGATCTGCCGGTGCAGTGGCAGATGGTCTCCGTGATAATGGTGTGCGCCTTTCTGGTGCTGATCCTCTTCCTGGCCTGTGGCTACCGGGTCCGGGTTCCTTTCCTCCTGGCCATAGAACCGAGCCCCTTGGAGCGGTCTCCTTCAGTTAGGAGA GCAGATGATGTACCGTCTCTGAGAAATACCATCGAACAGCTCCAGGCAACCATCGAAGACATGAGGACTGAAAGGCAGCGACAGCTTCCTGAGCCCCGGCAGTATCAGACCGTGGGGTCCGTCCCCCATGACTCACCGAACCGTGCCACCGCTGCCAGACCCACTGATGGTGCAGGGACCGGTTTTCTCACTGACACGACGACATCTCAGTACCAAGGTCAGGATCAAGCATTGCTCAACCTGAAGAGCATGCCTGCTCAGCCTGAGTCGGAAGTCAGTGGATTGGAGCAGACCGATGTCAAACGGTTTGTCGGACGACAGAGCAGGCCTGCCCAgcctgaagaggaagaagatagatGGCAGACTGACGTCAAACAGGTAGTCAGGAGCCAGGAGAGGGAGGACACAGGTATGAGAACGAACAGAACACGTGTGTCGCAGGGTGGTTCAAGGACTGACGTTGCCCACAGAGCTGGGTTTGAGGAGGGAGCGGGCACCGCCTCTAGCATGGATGGAGAGTACAGCATTTCAGGGTCCGATACCTCACTGCCATCCAGGTTTGAGGAAGGAGAGGACAAGCCCACCTCTGGTGACATCGCCCTTTCCAGAACGGCTGTGTGTGAGGCACAGGAAGGACGCCAGAACAGCAGTGCCTCTGCCACGGCCAGCCCCGGTGCTTCCGAGCcgccctcactttctctctcagagCTGGGCTGTTGTGCCAGGAACCTAGAGTCTGTGGGGTCCGTGGGTGAGGTGGGTCAGGGTGGGGATGCTTCCACAGTGAAGTCCTCTGCCAAGGAGGACTAG